The window GTCCCACACCGAATACCCGCCGAGCCCCGCACCGTAGAACTTGTCCTCGTGCGCAACCGGATCGTAGCCGACGTAGAAGTCGTGGTATCCGCCGGCTCCGATCTGCTTGAATGGCGTCGGATTCGGCACCTCGCCGATCAGCCACGTGCTCGGGTCGGCGCCGCTCACGACTTTAGCAAGATCATACACGAGCGCTTTTTGCTGATTCACCGTCGCGAAATACAGCGCGCGACCATCCGAATGCTTGTAGGCGAACGTGTTGTGGAATCCGCCCGGTGCCTGCGGATAGCGAATGCGGGCGACCACCGTGACCTTCGACGCATCCGGCAATCCCGTAACGTCGAAGATCACCGCGCCGAGATCCGCATCCGGGCTGCCCTGCATGAACTGGTACGACTGGGCGTAGTAGTACCGATTTCCGATCTTGAAATACTTCCCGTCCATCGCGCCGATCCCGCGATGGAGCTCCGGGTTCTCGATGGTCCAGTCGTAGATCTTCTTCGGGTTCGCGGGATCGCGCACGTCATAGATCTGCATGTCGAAGTTGGTGAATCCGCAGAGGTAGACGTACGGCCGCGACGGGTCCTGTTCCATTTCGATGTCCGCCGCCTTCCACGCACCTGGATGAGCGGCGACACGACTGAGCATGTGCACTTTCTCATTGCCGCCCCGCTTCTGGTCGAACGATGGCACGGTCGTGCCTCCGTCCTGGGCGCGGGCCGCGGCGGCAAGAGCGAACGTAGTCAACAGAACGACATAGCGACGCATCGAAGCCTCACAACGGTGGGAGGAAACGCCATCCTGTCCGAATCAGCATTCGGAGACGCGAAGGGAAACATGACCATGCACGCGCGACCACGCGAGTCCCGGTAGCCAATGGCCTTTCGCGATCTAAGTGAAATCGCTCAGAGCTTTTCGCCGGCCGGCAGCCAGGTCTTGAGCCTCTCGCGCAAAACGCGCAGCGCCTTGCCCATTTGCACCTCGACCGTCTTCACCGAAATTCCCAGGCGCGTCGCGATCTCGGCGTACTTGAGCCCATCGACCCGACTGAGCTCGAACACCTGCCGGCACCGGTCGGGAAGATCGGCGACCGCAGCCTGAAGGGCGCTCTCGATTTCCCCCTCACGTGCTGCCGTGTCGGTCGATGGCGACCGAGTGGCACTTTCGAGCAGCTCCGGCTCGCTCTTGCGCTCGATAGCCTGATGCCGCAGCGCGTTGAGCGTTCTGTTCCTCGTCGCCTGAAGGAGATAGCCGCGCACTGACTCGGTGACGTCGAGCGACTGCCGGCGTCGCCAGAGCTCGAGCATCACGTCCTGCGCGATTTCCTCGGCCATCGAGCGCTCTCGCAGCATCGCCTCGGCGACGCGCACGAGCAGTGCATAGTTTGCACGAAAGATCGCGTCGAACGCGCTCGTTTCTCCCGCGCGCAGACGCGCCAGGAGCTCACGATCATCAATCGCCGGCGTGCTCGTCACGAGCTTTGTGTATTTTTGAGGACATCCGTTGCTCCGATAAGGGGACACTGAGAGTGGAGTGTCCCTAGCACAAGCCTATGAAGAACACCCCCTCGACACCCGACCAGCCGATTGCCCCCATCGATTGGGAGGCAATTGCGCGCTATCTCTCGGGGGAATCCTCTCCCGCCGACTCGGAGCGGATAGCGCAGTGGCTCGACGAACACGCTTCCGACGCCGAACTGGTGGCCGCGCTCGACAAGGCGATGGCGAGTCTCGTCTTGCGCGACGCATCGGACGTCGACGTCGAGCGCGCGCTGCGGAGCGTCGCTGCCCGGCGTGACAAGCCGATCCCAATCACGGAACGCAAATCGACGCTGAGGCCGGTCAGCCAGCACGTCACCACGACGACCGCATCTTCGTGGCGAATGGTTACCCTGCTGGCTGCAGCCGCAGTTGTCATCCTCGCGGCCCGCGCCGTGCTGGAACGCAGGGGTAGCGCGGTCTCTTCGCCGTCGGGTGCCGGTGGTGTGAGTTCGCGCACGTTTGCAACGGCTGTCGGCAAACGCGAGTCGCTCCGGCTTCCGGATGGTGGTCGAGTGATTCTTGGTCCGAGCAGCCAGTTGACCGTTGCGTCGGGCTATGGCGCAGGCCAGCGAGTGCGAGAGGTCGAATTGCATGGTGAAGCCTACTTCGACGTCGTCCACGACACCACGCGTCCATTCGTGGTGCGCGCGGGAGGCGCAATTATCAGAGATGTCGGCACCAGCTTCGACGTCCTCAACGACAACGGCGCCCGGGTGCGGGTCGTCGTAACCTCGGGATCGGTCTCGCTCCGCGCGGGTGTCGCGAACGACAGCGTCGCCCTCATGGCCGGTGACGTTGGAATGGTTCAGGCCGATGGCCGAGTGTCTGCGCAGCATGGTGCGTCGACCGCGCCCTATCTCGCCTGGATGCGCGACAGCCTGATCTTCCGCGAGGCGAGCATCTCCGAAGTGAGCAGCGGCCTGCGACGCTGGTACGGCGTCGTCCTTCTCGTCGACGACAGCGCACTCGCACGCCAGCACCTAACGATGACATTTGTCGGGGATCCGCTCGCACAGGTCCTGCGCACGATCGGTCTCGAGCTTGGCGCCGATGTCGAGCGTCGTGGTGACACCGCGATCGTCCGTCCTTCCACGCGGAGCACA of the Gemmatimonadaceae bacterium genome contains:
- a CDS encoding RNA polymerase sigma-70 factor — translated: MTSTPAIDDRELLARLRAGETSAFDAIFRANYALLVRVAEAMLRERSMAEEIAQDVMLELWRRRQSLDVTESVRGYLLQATRNRTLNALRHQAIERKSEPELLESATRSPSTDTAAREGEIESALQAAVADLPDRCRQVFELSRVDGLKYAEIATRLGISVKTVEVQMGKALRVLRERLKTWLPAGEKL
- a CDS encoding FecR domain-containing protein, whose amino-acid sequence is MKNTPSTPDQPIAPIDWEAIARYLSGESSPADSERIAQWLDEHASDAELVAALDKAMASLVLRDASDVDVERALRSVAARRDKPIPITERKSTLRPVSQHVTTTTASSWRMVTLLAAAAVVILAARAVLERRGSAVSSPSGAGGVSSRTFATAVGKRESLRLPDGGRVILGPSSQLTVASGYGAGQRVREVELHGEAYFDVVHDTTRPFVVRAGGAIIRDVGTSFDVLNDNGARVRVVVTSGSVSLRAGVANDSVALMAGDVGMVQADGRVSAQHGASTAPYLAWMRDSLIFREASISEVSSGLRRWYGVVLLVDDSALARQHLTMTFVGDPLAQVLRTIGLELGADVERRGDTAIVRPSTRSTQPQ